One part of the Arabidopsis thaliana chromosome 1 sequence genome encodes these proteins:
- the HISN6B gene encoding HISTIDINE BIOSYNTHESIS 6B (HISTIDINE BIOSYNTHESIS 6B (HISN6B); CONTAINS InterPro DOMAIN/s: Pyridoxal phosphate-dependent transferase, major domain (InterPro:IPR015424), Aminotransferase, class I/classII (InterPro:IPR004839), Histidinol-phosphate aminotransferase (InterPro:IPR005861), Pyridoxal phosphate-dependent transferase, major region, subdomain 1 (InterPro:IPR015421), Pyridoxal phosphate-dependent transferase, major region, subdomain 2 (InterPro:IPR015422); BEST Arabidopsis thaliana protein match is: histidinol phosphate aminotransferase 1 (TAIR:AT5G10330.2); Has 35243 Blast hits to 35243 proteins in 2924 species: Archae - 1037; Bacteria - 25751; Metazoa - 263; Fungi - 377; Plants - 462; Viruses - 0; Other Eukaryotes - 7353 (source: NCBI BLink).), producing MGDSFIRPHLRQLAAYQPILPFEVLSAQLGRKPEDIVKLDANENPYGPPPEVFEALGNMKFPYVYPDPQSRRLRDALAQDSGLESEYILVGCGADELIDLIMRCVLDPGEKIIDCPPTFSMYVFDAAVNGAGVIKVPRNPDFSLNVDRIAEVVELEKPKCIFLTSPNNPDGSIISEDDLLKILEMPILVVLDEAYIEFSGVESRMKWVKKYENLIVLRTFSKRAGLAGLRVGYGAFPLSIIEYLWRAKQPYNVSVAGEVAALAALSNGKYLEDVRDALVRERERLFGLLKEVPFLNPYPSYSNFILCEVTSGMDAKKLKEDLAKMGVMVRHYNSQELKGYVRVSAGKPEHTDVLMECLKQFY from the exons ATGGGAGACTCTTTTATCCGTCCACATTTGAGACAATTGGCTGCTTATCAGCCAATTTTACCCTTTGAG GTATTGTCTGCTCAATTAGGAAGAAAGCCTGAGGATATTGTCAAGTTAGATGCTAATGAGAACCCATATGGTCCTCCTCCAGAG GTTTTTGAAGCATTAGGCAATATGAAATTCCCTTACGTTTATCCTGATCCACAAAGTCGTAGACTTCGTGATGCACTGGCTCAAGACTCTGGTTTGGAGTCTGAATACATACTTGTAGGCTGTGGTGCTGACGAACTTATTGATTTGATCATGAG ATGCGTGTTAGATCCTGGGGAGAAGATTATAGATTGTCCTCCAACTTTCTCAATGTATGTGTTTGATGCGGCTGTGAATGGAGCAGGTGTCATTAAAG TTCCAAGAAACCCCGATTTCAGCTTGAATGTAGACCGCATCGCTGAAGTTGTAGAACTAGAAAAACCCAAATGCATATTCCTAACTTCTCCCAACAATCCAGATGGGAG TATCATCAGCGAGGACGATCTGTTGAAGATTCTAGAAATGCCAATACTTGTTGTTCTAGATGAAGCTTACATCGAATTCTCAGGAGTTGAATCACGCATGAAATGGGTGAAGAAGTATGAAAACCTTATCGTTCTCCGCACATTTAGCAAACGAGCTg GTTTAGCCGGGCTTCGAGTTGGATATGGAGCGTTTCCGTTGAGTATAATCGAATACCTGTGGAGAGCAAAGCAACCATACAATGTCTCTGTTGCAGGGGAAGTAGCTGCTTTAGCAGCACTCTCAAACGGGAAATACTTAGAAGATGTGAGAGACGCCTTGGTAcgggaaagagagagactgtTCGGGCTATTAAAAGAAGTTCCTTTCTTGAATCCATATCCGAGCTATTCGAATTTCATTCTCTGTGAGGTTACATCTGGAATGGATGCAAAGAAGCTGAAAGAGGATTTGGCGAAAATGGGTGTGATGGTTCGTCATTACAACAGTCAAGAGCTTAAAGGTTATGTTCGAGTTTCTGCTGGAAAGCCTGAACATACTGATGTTCTCATGGAGTGTCTTAAGCAATTTTATTGA
- the HISN6B gene encoding HISTIDINE BIOSYNTHESIS 6B (HISTIDINE BIOSYNTHESIS 6B (HISN6B); FUNCTIONS IN: histidinol-phosphate transaminase activity; INVOLVED IN: histidine biosynthetic process; LOCATED IN: chloroplast; CONTAINS InterPro DOMAIN/s: Aminotransferase, class I/classII (InterPro:IPR004839), Pyridoxal phosphate-dependent transferase, major domain (InterPro:IPR015424), Histidinol-phosphate aminotransferase (InterPro:IPR005861), Pyridoxal phosphate-dependent transferase, major region, subdomain 2 (InterPro:IPR015422), Pyridoxal phosphate-dependent transferase, major region, subdomain 1 (InterPro:IPR015421); BEST Arabidopsis thaliana protein match is: histidinol phosphate aminotransferase 1 (TAIR:AT5G10330.2); Has 30201 Blast hits to 17322 proteins in 780 species: Archae - 12; Bacteria - 1396; Metazoa - 17338; Fungi - 3422; Plants - 5037; Viruses - 0; Other Eukaryotes - 2996 (source: NCBI BLink).): MGVINVQGSPSFSIHSSESNLRKSRALKKPFCSIRNRVYCAQSSSAAVDESKNITMGDSFIRPHLRQLAAYQPILPFEVLSAQLGRKPEDIVKLDANENPYGPPPEVFEALGNMKFPYVYPDPQSRRLRDALAQDSGLESEYILVGCGADELIDLIMRCVLDPGEKIIDCPPTFSMYVFDAAVNGAGVIKVPRNPDFSLNVDRIAEVVELEKPKCIFLTSPNNPDGSIISEDDLLKILEMPILVVLDEAYIEFSGVESRMKWVKKYENLIVLRTFSKRAGLAGLRVGYGAFPLSIIEYLWRAKQPYNVSVAGEVAALAALSNGKYLEDVRDALVRERERLFGLLKEVPFLNPYPSYSNFILCEVTSGMDAKKLKEDLAKMGVMVRHYNSQELKGYVRVSAGKPEHTDVLMECLKQFY; the protein is encoded by the exons ATGGGTGTGATCAATGTTCAGGGCTCTCCATCGTTCTCTATTCATTCTTCAGAGTCAAATCTTCGAAAGTCTCGAGCTTTGAAGAAACCCTTTTGCTCAATCCGGAATAGGGTTTATTGTGCTCAGTCTTCAAGTGCAGCTGTAGACGAATCCAAGAATATAACTATGGGAGACTCTTTTATCCGTCCACATTTGAGACAATTGGCTGCTTATCAGCCAATTTTACCCTTTGAG GTATTGTCTGCTCAATTAGGAAGAAAGCCTGAGGATATTGTCAAGTTAGATGCTAATGAGAACCCATATGGTCCTCCTCCAGAG GTTTTTGAAGCATTAGGCAATATGAAATTCCCTTACGTTTATCCTGATCCACAAAGTCGTAGACTTCGTGATGCACTGGCTCAAGACTCTGGTTTGGAGTCTGAATACATACTTGTAGGCTGTGGTGCTGACGAACTTATTGATTTGATCATGAG ATGCGTGTTAGATCCTGGGGAGAAGATTATAGATTGTCCTCCAACTTTCTCAATGTATGTGTTTGATGCGGCTGTGAATGGAGCAGGTGTCATTAAAG TTCCAAGAAACCCCGATTTCAGCTTGAATGTAGACCGCATCGCTGAAGTTGTAGAACTAGAAAAACCCAAATGCATATTCCTAACTTCTCCCAACAATCCAGATGGGAG TATCATCAGCGAGGACGATCTGTTGAAGATTCTAGAAATGCCAATACTTGTTGTTCTAGATGAAGCTTACATCGAATTCTCAGGAGTTGAATCACGCATGAAATGGGTGAAGAAGTATGAAAACCTTATCGTTCTCCGCACATTTAGCAAACGAGCTg GTTTAGCCGGGCTTCGAGTTGGATATGGAGCGTTTCCGTTGAGTATAATCGAATACCTGTGGAGAGCAAAGCAACCATACAATGTCTCTGTTGCAGGGGAAGTAGCTGCTTTAGCAGCACTCTCAAACGGGAAATACTTAGAAGATGTGAGAGACGCCTTGGTAcgggaaagagagagactgtTCGGGCTATTAAAAGAAGTTCCTTTCTTGAATCCATATCCGAGCTATTCGAATTTCATTCTCTGTGAGGTTACATCTGGAATGGATGCAAAGAAGCTGAAAGAGGATTTGGCGAAAATGGGTGTGATGGTTCGTCATTACAACAGTCAAGAGCTTAAAGGTTATGTTCGAGTTTCTGCTGGAAAGCCTGAACATACTGATGTTCTCATGGAGTGTCTTAAGCAATTTTATTGA
- a CDS encoding uncharacterized protein (unknown protein; Has 28 Blast hits to 28 proteins in 10 species: Archae - 0; Bacteria - 0; Metazoa - 0; Fungi - 0; Plants - 28; Viruses - 0; Other Eukaryotes - 0 (source: NCBI BLink).): MALNSVSSEEFTFPSLASHDSSHHSGLDSPPLWKHSPVTSFRRKDYDFGLARLVIGKDGDHDQRKSFSYVEMRSRWIDDKEEEKMDMLWEDLNEELPPRSQSLRIVHGGDGGEKKTALFPDESSAVAVGCGMKLSKKTKKKTNLNVLVLMRVLKKLIVLRSSSQRSPVKTHPR; encoded by the coding sequence ATGGCTCTGAATAGTGTCTCCTCTGAAGAATTTACCTTCCCATCGCTAGCTTCTCATGATTCTTCTCACCATTCCGGTCTTGATTCACCTCCTTTGTGGAAACACTCACCGGTTACTTCCTTTCGCCGGAAAGATTACGACTTTGGTTTGGCAAGATTAGTCATTGGAAAAGACGGTGATCATGATCAGAGGAAGAGCTTCTCGTACGTGGAGATGAGAAGTCGTTGGATCGACGacaaagaagaggagaaaatgGATATGTTATGGGAAGATCTCAACGAAGAATTGCCTCCAAGAAGTCAGAGTTTGAGAATTGTACATGGCGGCGACggtggagagaagaaaacggcTTTGTTTCCCGATGAGAGCTCTGCCGTGGCCGTGGGGTGTGGGATGAAGTTAtcgaagaagacaaagaagaagacgaatcTGAACGTTTTGGTGTTGATGAGGGTTTTGAAGAAGCTTATTGTGTTGCGAAGTTCGTCTCAGAGGTCGCCGGTGAAAACTCATCCACGGTGA
- the HISN6B gene encoding HISTIDINE BIOSYNTHESIS 6B (HISTIDINE BIOSYNTHESIS 6B (HISN6B); FUNCTIONS IN: histidinol-phosphate transaminase activity; INVOLVED IN: histidine biosynthetic process; LOCATED IN: chloroplast; CONTAINS InterPro DOMAIN/s: Aminotransferase, class I/classII (InterPro:IPR004839), Pyridoxal phosphate-dependent transferase, major domain (InterPro:IPR015424), Histidinol-phosphate aminotransferase (InterPro:IPR005861), Pyridoxal phosphate-dependent transferase, major region, subdomain 1 (InterPro:IPR015421), Pyridoxal phosphate-dependent transferase, major region, subdomain 2 (InterPro:IPR015422); BEST Arabidopsis thaliana protein match is: histidinol phosphate aminotransferase 1 (TAIR:AT5G10330.2); Has 34816 Blast hits to 34816 proteins in 2921 species: Archae - 1024; Bacteria - 25539; Metazoa - 256; Fungi - 389; Plants - 456; Viruses - 0; Other Eukaryotes - 7152 (source: NCBI BLink).) has protein sequence MGVINVQGSPSFSIHSSESNLRKSRALKKPFCSIRNRVYCAQSSSAAVDESKNITMGDSFIRPHLRQLAAYQPILPFEVLSAQLGRKPEDIVKLDANENPYGPPPEATLGNMKFPYVYPDPQSRRLRDALAQDSGLESEYILVGCGADELIDLIMRCVLDPGEKIIDCPPTFSMYVFDAAVNGAGVIKVPRNPDFSLNVDRIAEVVELEKPKCIFLTSPNNPDGSIISEDDLLKILEMPILVVLDEAYIEFSGVESRMKWVKKYENLIVLRTFSKRAGLAGLRVGYGAFPLSIIEYLWRAKQPYNVSVAGEVAALAALSNGKYLEDVRDALVRERERLFGLLKEVPFLNPYPSYSNFILCEVTSGMDAKKLKEDLAKMGVMVRHYNSQELKGYVRVSAGKPEHTDVLMECLKQFY, from the exons ATGGGTGTGATCAATGTTCAGGGCTCTCCATCGTTCTCTATTCATTCTTCAGAGTCAAATCTTCGAAAGTCTCGAGCTTTGAAGAAACCCTTTTGCTCAATCCGGAATAGGGTTTATTGTGCTCAGTCTTCAAGTGCAGCTGTAGACGAATCCAAGAATATAACTATGGGAGACTCTTTTATCCGTCCACATTTGAGACAATTGGCTGCTTATCAGCCAATTTTACCCTTTGAG GTATTGTCTGCTCAATTAGGAAGAAAGCCTGAGGATATTGTCAAGTTAGATGCTAATGAGAACCCATATGGTCCTCCTCCAGAGGCAA CATTAGGCAATATGAAATTCCCTTACGTTTATCCTGATCCACAAAGTCGTAGACTTCGTGATGCACTGGCTCAAGACTCTGGTTTGGAGTCTGAATACATACTTGTAGGCTGTGGTGCTGACGAACTTATTGATTTGATCATGAG ATGCGTGTTAGATCCTGGGGAGAAGATTATAGATTGTCCTCCAACTTTCTCAATGTATGTGTTTGATGCGGCTGTGAATGGAGCAGGTGTCATTAAAG TTCCAAGAAACCCCGATTTCAGCTTGAATGTAGACCGCATCGCTGAAGTTGTAGAACTAGAAAAACCCAAATGCATATTCCTAACTTCTCCCAACAATCCAGATGGGAG TATCATCAGCGAGGACGATCTGTTGAAGATTCTAGAAATGCCAATACTTGTTGTTCTAGATGAAGCTTACATCGAATTCTCAGGAGTTGAATCACGCATGAAATGGGTGAAGAAGTATGAAAACCTTATCGTTCTCCGCACATTTAGCAAACGAGCTg GTTTAGCCGGGCTTCGAGTTGGATATGGAGCGTTTCCGTTGAGTATAATCGAATACCTGTGGAGAGCAAAGCAACCATACAATGTCTCTGTTGCAGGGGAAGTAGCTGCTTTAGCAGCACTCTCAAACGGGAAATACTTAGAAGATGTGAGAGACGCCTTGGTAcgggaaagagagagactgtTCGGGCTATTAAAAGAAGTTCCTTTCTTGAATCCATATCCGAGCTATTCGAATTTCATTCTCTGTGAGGTTACATCTGGAATGGATGCAAAGAAGCTGAAAGAGGATTTGGCGAAAATGGGTGTGATGGTTCGTCATTACAACAGTCAAGAGCTTAAAGGTTATGTTCGAGTTTCTGCTGGAAAGCCTGAACATACTGATGTTCTCATGGAGTGTCTTAAGCAATTTTATTGA
- the HISN6B gene encoding HISTIDINE BIOSYNTHESIS 6B, with product MKFPYVYPDPQSRRLRDALAQDSGLESEYILVGCGADELIDLIMRCVLDPGEKIIDCPPTFSMYVFDAAVNGAGVIKVPRNPDFSLNVDRIAEVVELEKPKCIFLTSPNNPDGSIISEDDLLKILEMPILVVLDEAYIEFSGVESRMKWVKKYENLIVLRTFSKRAGLAGLRVGYGAFPLSIIEYLWRAKQPYNVSVAGEVAALAALSNGKYLEDVRDALVRERERLFGLLKEVPFLNPYPSYSNFILCEVTSGMDAKKLKEDLAKMGVMVRHYNSQELKGYVRVSAGKPEHTDVLMECLKQFY from the exons ATGAAATTCCCTTACGTTTATCCTGATCCACAAAGTCGTAGACTTCGTGATGCACTGGCTCAAGACTCTGGTTTGGAGTCTGAATACATACTTGTAGGCTGTGGTGCTGACGAACTTATTGATTTGATCATGAG ATGCGTGTTAGATCCTGGGGAGAAGATTATAGATTGTCCTCCAACTTTCTCAATGTATGTGTTTGATGCGGCTGTGAATGGAGCAGGTGTCATTAAAG TTCCAAGAAACCCCGATTTCAGCTTGAATGTAGACCGCATCGCTGAAGTTGTAGAACTAGAAAAACCCAAATGCATATTCCTAACTTCTCCCAACAATCCAGATGGGAG TATCATCAGCGAGGACGATCTGTTGAAGATTCTAGAAATGCCAATACTTGTTGTTCTAGATGAAGCTTACATCGAATTCTCAGGAGTTGAATCACGCATGAAATGGGTGAAGAAGTATGAAAACCTTATCGTTCTCCGCACATTTAGCAAACGAGCTg GTTTAGCCGGGCTTCGAGTTGGATATGGAGCGTTTCCGTTGAGTATAATCGAATACCTGTGGAGAGCAAAGCAACCATACAATGTCTCTGTTGCAGGGGAAGTAGCTGCTTTAGCAGCACTCTCAAACGGGAAATACTTAGAAGATGTGAGAGACGCCTTGGTAcgggaaagagagagactgtTCGGGCTATTAAAAGAAGTTCCTTTCTTGAATCCATATCCGAGCTATTCGAATTTCATTCTCTGTGAGGTTACATCTGGAATGGATGCAAAGAAGCTGAAAGAGGATTTGGCGAAAATGGGTGTGATGGTTCGTCATTACAACAGTCAAGAGCTTAAAGGTTATGTTCGAGTTTCTGCTGGAAAGCCTGAACATACTGATGTTCTCATGGAGTGTCTTAAGCAATTTTATTGA